The segment AGCGCGGCTGCCTGTTCTGCCGGGTCGCGCGTCGCGCGCGGGATCGCGAGGACCTGGTGCTGGCGCGCTCGCCCCACGGGCTGCTGATGCTCAATCGCTTCCCCTACAACCCCGGGCACTTGATGGTGGCCGCGCGCCGGCACGTCGGCGACTTCGGCTCGCTCACGGAGCCCGAACGACTCGATCTGGTCTCGCTCACCGCCCTGGCCGAGTCGGCGCTGCTCGCCGAATACCGGCCGCACGGGTTCAATATCGGCGCCAATCTCGGGCGCGTGGCCGGCGCCGGCTTCCCCGGGCATCTCCATTTGCACGTGGTGCCGCGCTGGAACGGCGACGTCAATTTCATGCCCACGATCGGTGAGACGCGCGTGCTTCCGGAGTCGCTGTCCCGCACCTGGTCGCGGCTGCGGCGCGCGATCGCCGGCCGGCGCCCCGCCCGCCGCCGGCGCGCGGCCGGGAAGTAGCGGCGGATGGCGAAGAGCCGGCCCGACTTCGGCCGCTGGGCGACGATCTTCTTCGGCCTGGTGGTGCTGGCCCTGATCGGCTCGTGGGCGTGGGCCCGGTTTCGCCCCGACCCGCTCGAGCGGCCGCACGGGGCGGCCCGCCGTGTGATCCGGGTGCAGGTGCTGAACGGCTCGGGCGAGCCCGGGATCGCCTTGCGCGCGGCGTCCTATTTGCGAGATGGTGGATTCCAGGTGGTGGAGGTCCGGAACGCGGATCGTTCCGACTACTTCGAAACGCTGGTGGTGGCGCGCCGCGCGGACCTCACCCCGGCCCGGCTGGTGGCGCATTACCTGGGGACCCCGCCCGTGATCCGGCAGGCGTGGGACCTGGATCTGGCCGACGTCACGCTGGTACTGGGCAGCGATCGCAGCCAGGTTCATCTCGAACCCTAGGCGCGGAGGAGGAGCAGGATGTTTGGTCTGGGCGGGGCAGAGATGGGGATTCTCTTCATCATCATTCTCTTGATCTTCGGACCGAGCCAGATCCCCAAGATGGCCCGCAGCATCGGCGAGGCGATGCGGGAGTTCCGCAAGGCTCAGCGCGAGATCACCGACGAGATCCAGCGCGACGAACCGCCGGCTTCGGCCGGC is part of the Candidatus Sulfotelmatobacter sp. genome and harbors:
- a CDS encoding HIT domain-containing protein; the encoded protein is MNRLWSPWRMEYIHRAGRERGCLFCRVARRARDREDLVLARSPHGLLMLNRFPYNPGHLMVAARRHVGDFGSLTEPERLDLVSLTALAESALLAEYRPHGFNIGANLGRVAGAGFPGHLHLHVVPRWNGDVNFMPTIGETRVLPESLSRTWSRLRRAIAGRRPARRRRAAGK
- a CDS encoding LytR C-terminal domain-containing protein → MAKSRPDFGRWATIFFGLVVLALIGSWAWARFRPDPLERPHGAARRVIRVQVLNGSGEPGIALRAASYLRDGGFQVVEVRNADRSDYFETLVVARRADLTPARLVAHYLGTPPVIRQAWDLDLADVTLVLGSDRSQVHLEP
- the tatA gene encoding twin-arginine translocase TatA/TatE family subunit, with the translated sequence MFGLGGAEMGILFIIILLIFGPSQIPKMARSIGEAMREFRKAQREITDEIQRDEPPASAGTPAPKPPENKPVQ